The Cetobacterium sp. ZOR0034 genome segment TTTGTAAATACATCCATTGGTAACTCTGGATAATTTGATGATGTAGCTAGATTTCCTATAGAAATTCCACCTGTTCCATGGTCTGTTACAGCAACTACTAGTGTATCACTATTCTTCTTAGCATACTCTAAAGCAACTCCTACAGCTTTGTCAAAAGCCATAAACTCTGAAGTTATTGCAACAGGATTGTTTGCATGTCCTGCCCAATCAACTTTTGATCCCTCTACCATTAAGAAGAATCCATCTTCATCTTTTGAAAGTAATTCAATTGCTTTCTCTGTCATCTCTGCTAAAGATGGAACTGTTTTCTTATCACGATCTAAATCATAAGGTATATCCTTCTCAGCAAATAATCCCCATACAAAATCCTTATTTAAGCTTTTCATTTCATCCAAAGTTTGTACTATATTATATCCATTAGCTGTTAAAGCCTCTAGCATATCCTCCCCATCAGTACGTTTCTTTGAATTTGCCTCAGTTGCATTATCTTTTTTTAGGTAACTTTTTCCTCCACCAAAAACTACATTTAAGTTTTGATGAACTTGTTGTTCTCCTATTACAGAGTAATTATTTCTATGAATTGAGTGAGTAGTGAAATCTGCTGGTGTAGCGTGCAATACTTCTGATGTTGCTACAATCCCCACTGCTTTACCATTTAATTTAGCCGCTTCTAACACTGATGCTGCTGGTGCTAATTCGTCTCCTACTTCTGGAACTCTAGCTCCTTTTAAAGTTGCAGCTTTAGGTTTTACACCTATTAACTTATCCTGTGTTTTCCATCCTGTTGCAAGTGCTGTTCCTGCAGGTGCCGAATCAGCTATAAAAGTATCAGAGTTATAAGTTTTTACTAAACCAGATGCCAATGCATCTATATTTAAACTTTCTCCATCATTATATACCGCTCTTGCCAATGTTGAAACTGTTGAACTCGATCCATCTGGAATAAGGAAAATTACATTTTTAGCAAATCCTGGTTTCACATCTTTTAAAGCTACTGCCTGTGCTGTTCCTGCTATCGTTAAAAATGCTGTTAGTGCTGCTAATTTAAATTTAGTTTTACTCAATTTTTTTTGCCCCCTTTTTTTTAATTTAACTCATTTTAACTTATATTTGTAAAATCATGATTAAATTTATGTAAAATAAAGGTAAAAGTTATTCTATATTTTTCTTAATATATTATTTATTGCCTCTTCATCAGAATAAAAATTACTAAACTCTATAAAAAAAGTGTTAGAATTTTTTTCTAACACTTTTACAAATAATTTTATATTTTTTTAATTACATTGC includes the following:
- a CDS encoding alkaline phosphatase — its product is MSKTKFKLAALTAFLTIAGTAQAVALKDVKPGFAKNVIFLIPDGSSSTVSTLARAVYNDGESLNIDALASGLVKTYNSDTFIADSAPAGTALATGWKTQDKLIGVKPKAATLKGARVPEVGDELAPAASVLEAAKLNGKAVGIVATSEVLHATPADFTTHSIHRNNYSVIGEQQVHQNLNVVFGGGKSYLKKDNATEANSKKRTDGEDMLEALTANGYNIVQTLDEMKSLNKDFVWGLFAEKDIPYDLDRDKKTVPSLAEMTEKAIELLSKDEDGFFLMVEGSKVDWAGHANNPVAITSEFMAFDKAVGVALEYAKKNSDTLVVAVTDHGTGGISIGNLATSSNYPELPMDVFTKDMRKAKFTEVLTAEKILANKSAAKSLAKDMLGLELTDAELEGINKADKTSGIEAVLGKAMSERAHLGWTTNGHTGEDVPLYVYTSNYANQLTGTVNNSDIALYIAKAMNLDLDAATNELFVPGKRIKEMGIDVNIDMTNKFQPIFTLSKGGKKFVFQENKNYYELDGKKVKFNGIVVFNGKDVFIPNAALKDII